A segment of the Bradyrhizobium sp. CCBAU 53340 genome:
CGAAGCAATCCAGAATCCCTCCGCGGAAAGACTCTGGATTGCTTCGCTTCGCTCGCAATGACGAGGATAGAGCGGGGGACTAGATCCCCAGATATTTATGCTGCAGATCCGGCTCGGCCATCAGCTCGTCCGATGTGCCGCTCCACACCGTCTTGCCGCGCTCGATGATGGTGTGACGGTCGCAGATGCGGGCGAGGTGGTCGACATTCTTGTCGACGACCAGGATCGACTGGCCCCGCTTCTTCAGCATCGACAGACAGGTCCAGATCTCCTCGCGGATCAGCGGCGCGAGGCCTTCGGTCGCCTCGTCCAGGATCAGGAGCTTCGGATTGGTCATCAGCGCGCGGCCGATCGCGAGCATCTGCTGCTCGCCGCCGGAGAGCTGGTTGCCCATGTTGGCGGCACGCTCGGCAAGCCGCGGAAACAGGGAGTAGATCGCAGCCAGTGTCCAGGGATTCGGGCTGCCGAAGCGATCGGCGGCGGCCGCGACGAGATTTTCGCGCACGGTGAGATTCGGAAAGATCTGGCGTCCCTCCGGCACAAGTCCGACGCCGAGCTTCGCGATTCGGTACGACGGCAATTGCCGCACCTCGGTGCCCGCGAAACGAATGCTGCCTGATCGCGCCGGCGTCAGGCCCATGATCGAGCGGATGGTCGTGGTCTTGCCCATGCCGTTGCGGCCCATCAGCGAGACCATCTCGCCCGGCTTGATGGACAGGGACAGGCCGAACAGCACCTGCGAAAGGCCGTAGCAGGTCTCGATGCCGTCGACGTCGAGCAGCGTGTCAGCCATCTTTTCGTCAGCCATGGCGGGTCACCACATGCTGGTCGCCGAGATAAGCGCGCTTGACGTCCTCGTTGGCGCGGATCGCGGCGGGATCGCCGGAAGCGATGACGCGGCCATAGACCAGCACCGAGATGCGGTCGGCCAGCGCGAACACCGCCGGCATGTCGTGCTCGACCAGCACGATCGAGACTTCCTTGCGCAGTTCCTGGAGCAGCTTCACCATGCCCTGGGATTCGGTGACGCCGAGACCGGCCATGGGCTCGTCGAGCAGCAATATCTTCGGCTTGCTGGCGAGCGCGACGGCAAGCTCGATCTGGCGCCGCTCGCCATGGCTCAGCTTCGACACCAGCACATCGGCGCGATGGGCGAGGCCAACGCGGTCGAGTGCGGCCTGCGCGGCATCGCGCAGGCCCTTCTCCTTGCGCGCATTGGCGAAGAAGCGGAACGAGGTGCCGGCATGCGCCTGCGCGGCCAGCGCAACATTGTCGGCGGCGGTGAAGTCGAGCAGCAGCGAGGTAATCTGGAACGAACGGGCGAGGCCCAGCGCGCAGCGGCGATAGGCCGGCAGGTAGGTGATGTCGCGACCCGCCAGCGAAACGTTGCCGGCATGCGGCGCGAGATGTCCGGTGAGCTGGCTGATCAGCGTGGTCTTGCCGGCGCCGTTCGGCCCGATGATGGCGTGCAGCTCGCCCGCCGCGACATCGAGCGAGACGTGATCGGTCGCGACGATGCCGCCGAAGCGGCGCACCAGCTTTTCGACGCGGAGCAGCGGTTCAGCCACGGCCGATCCTCCCGAGCAGGCCCATGATGCCGCCGCGGCCGAACAGTACGATCAACAGCAGCAGCGGGCCCATGATCAGCGCCCAATATTCGGTGATCTGCGACAGGAACTCTTCCAGCAGCAGATAGACCACCGAACCCATCACGGGGCCGAACAGCGTGCCCATGCCGCCCAGGATCACCATCACCATGAGATCGCCGGAGCGGGTCCAGTACATGACAGCGGGGCTGACGAAATCGGTGTTGTTCGCGAGCAGCGCGCCGGCGAGGCCGCACATCGTCCCTGAGATGACGAAGCAGACCAGCTGGTAACGCTTGGCGGGGAATCCGATCGCCTGCATGCGCTGCTCGTTGGAGCGCAGGCCCTGTACCACGAGACCGAAGCGCGAATTGACGATGCGCCAGATCAGAAAGATCACGCCGAGCAGACAGCCGAGACAGAGGTAGTAGAACTGCGTGCGGTTCGACAGGTTGATCAGCCCGGAGAAGTCGCTGCGCTTGTAGACGGTGAGCCCGTCATCGCCGCCATAGCGCGCGAGGCCCGAGGCGACGTAGTAGGCCATCTGCGCAAACGCCAGCGTGATCATGATGAAATAGACGCCGCGGGTGCGCAGTGACAGCGCGCCGATCACCAGCGCATAGGTCGCCGAGGCCGCCAGCGCGACCGGAAACTGGATCCAGCCGGAACCGATACCTTCCTGCGCAAGCATGCCGACGGCATAGCCGCCGATGCCGAGATAGGCGGCGTGGCCAAAGCTCATCATGCCACCGAAGCCCATGATGAGGTTGAGGCTGGCGGCCGCCAGCGCCAGGATGACGATGCGGGTGAACAGCGTCAGGATGAAGATGTTGCCGGACAGATAGGAATAGAGCGGCAGCAGCACGAGGCCCGCCAGCATCAGGGCCGTGACGGCCTTGCTCACGTTCAGACTCTTCATCGACGGTTGGCCGGAAACAGCCCCTCCGGCCGCACCACCAGCACGATTGCCATCAGAAGATAGATCAGCATCGAGGACAGCGCGGGCGCGGCGGTCGAGGCAGCGGCGCCGCTCAGCACCTGCCGGAGCAGATTGGGCAGGAAGGCGCGGCCCAGCGTATCGATCATCCCGACGAAGATCGCGGCGAGGAATGCACCGCGAATCGAGCCGATGCCGCCGATCACGATGATGACGAAGGCGAGGATTAGGATGTTCTCGCCCATGCCGATCTGCACGGTGAGGATCGGCGCCTGCATCAGGCCGGCGAGGCCGGCGAGCGCGGCGCCCAAGCCGAACACCAGCGTGTAAAGCAACTTGATGTTGATGCCGAGCGCGCCGATCATCTCGCGGTTGGAGGCGCCAGCGCGGATCAGCATGCCGATGCGGGTGCGCATTACGCCAAGATAGAGCAAGAGCGCCACCAGCAGCGCCACGATGATGATCGCCAGGCGATAGGCGGGATAATGGATGCCAGGCAGGATCGGCACCGGCACGGTGAGCCAGCCCGGCAGCGGCAGCGCGAGACCGGCCGGCCCCCAGATCAGGCGCACGGCTTCGTTGAAGAACAGGATCAGGCCGAAGGTCGCGAGCACGTGGTCGAGATGGTCGCGGCCGTAAAGATGCCGTAGCGCGCTCATCTCCAGCACGATGCCGAGCACGAGCGTCGCACCGAGCGCCAGCAGCGCCCCGAGCAGGAAGCTGCCGGTCCACGCCGCGAAGGTGGCGGCGAAATAGGCGCCCATCATGTAGAGCGAGCCGTGCGCGAGGTTGACGAGATCCATGATCCCGAACACCAGCGTCAGGCCGGCGGCGAGCAGGAACAGCAGCAGGCCGAACTGCAATCCGTTCAGGAACTGTTCGACGACGAGCAGCATCAGAACTCTCTCAGGCGCACGCGGACACGCGCCGATGTTCGAACACAGTCGCCATCAGTCAAAGAGCTCCCCTGCCTCTCCTCAAGGCGGAAAAATGGGTAATGGCAGTATCGTTCCGAGGCAAGAGTGATTCCACACCAGACATGCACTTTGTTGCATGCCGATGCATGCGATCAGGCTGGGCCCAGCAAGAAGCGCCCGCAAGATGCGGCAACCTGCCCCACGCAAACGGTTCACCCTCCCCCCGTTGCCGGGGAGAGGGTGCACGCGAGGGGCAAATGAACGATGGGCAGGCCTAGTGCGACGTGACCCGGCGGAGCAGATCATCCGGCTCATTGAGTTCGCTGTTGGCCGTGGAGGCCTCCAGCGCCGCCATCCGGAACAGGTAGGCCAGCGTCGCCAGCCCGGTATCTTCGGCCATCTGCGCCAGTTCGAGCGCCATGTCGGACATGTAGCCCAGATTCTCGTCCTTCGTTTGCGCCATAATCTGGCTATCTCGCATCATGTTCGACATTCTCAGGCGCTCTTTCGTTGCGCGGCGGTGCGGCCGCAGAGGTTGGCACGGGCGACTGCGTCCAGGCGCGGCCCATCCTGTTGCACGACGGAAGCCATGCCGATGCGATCATGCAAGCCATCGACCGTCTCCTGGCGAACGTCGATGGTCGCCGCCATGGTCCAAGCGTTCTCCACCAGAGCAGGAAGGCCAAGCGGGGTCACCACAAAGCCGGCCTCGTGGAAGCGCGGCAACCACCAGGTTTCCATGATCGCGCTGACCTGCGCGATGCCCTGGCCGAGGCAGAATTCCTGCACGGCCGCCATCAGTTGCAGGTTGAGGGTACCGTCGCGACGGTCGCGTACGACGAAATAGCGCGACCACTCCCAGACCAGCGGATTCGAGGGGCAGCCACGCACTGCTGCGAGATGCGGGAAGACCTCGCTCATCATCGAAGGCTTGGTCGTCGGATAAAGCCGGTGGCCGCCAACGACGCGGCGCCCCTCCAGCGCGAGCAGATACACCGTGTCCTCGTTGTCGTAGGAATCGATCTCGCGGCGATCCGGCTTGCGGAGCGTCTCCCATCGCCGTTCTTCGACGAATATGTCGTGGCGCAGCCGGAAATGCTGCTCGAGTACGTCCTCGTAAAGGTGTCGGTTTAGCGAGGAAATTGCGTGGATCATGAAATCCCCCATCCAGCTTCAATGGGGGTAACCTCCGCGAAAAAACGCGGAGACGGTATTGGGAAATTTCCCAGTACGTCGCTTAAGGATTGATGATCTTGTGACGAATCGCGAGCGCAACCGCATGCGTACGGTTGACGGCACCGAGCTTGCGCGCAGCAGTTGCAAGATGCTCCTCGGCGGTACGCTGCGTGATATGCAGGATCTCGCCGATCTCCCAGGCCGACTTGCCCTGTGACGCCCACGCGATCACTTCGCGCTCTCGCGGGGTGAGGCGCGTCGATTGCCGCGGCGCCGGATCGAGCAGACGACGAATGTGGTCGAAGCCGTACATCGCCATCAGATGCAGAGCCGGCTTGCTGCGAGCATTGAGATCAAGATGGACGCCGCCGAGTGACACCGCGGCCTCATAGCCGGTGAGCCCGTGGATGGGCACGATGAAGCCGCGCGACATCCGAAAATCGGTGGCGCGGTTCATCACCTCGGCGGCATCGGGCTCGCGTTCGGCATCATATGGCGCTTCCGACCATTCGAACGGGTTGACCGACAGCCGGCACAGCCTCACCACCGGATCGGCGCGGTCGTAGTTGTTCTGTGTATAGAGACTGAACCACCCTGCCGGCCAGCGCTTGGCAAGCACCATCTGCGCAAATCGCTGATCGGGATTCGGCAGGCCTGTCACGATGATGGTTTCGAAGCCGAAGCGACCGAATGCCATCTCGAGCGCGTCCATGGCGTCCGGGACCTTCTCATAGGTTCCCAGCCCCTCGATAAAATCCAGCGCTTCGCGGCCATAATCGACGGCGGACATCGGTGCGTTTTCCTGCCCCTCGCCGCTTCCGTATAGCACGTCTTGGAGCGCCGCCTCAATTCATCGCGCCCGTAATTTACCGGTGTGGCGCTGGCACCGAAGATTTAATCTACTTGTGGAGGAAGTGGCGTGCCGTTACATCCAAGGCGTCTAAAGCGAGACCACCACGATGGAAGACGAGAACATCGCCCTCAACAGCGTGCTCGGCCTGGAATTGAACCGCGTGTTTTTCGCCGTCCGCGAGACGGCAAACAAGCAGAAGATCATCGAGTTCGCGCGAGACGTGCTGCAAAGCGAACGTCCCAAGCTCGTCGACAGCGCCTCGCCGGAAAAGCCCGCGAGCTAGCACGGAGGTCGCAGCAGATCGCGCCGGTTCAGCCGATCGCGCGACGATGCCCTTCGATGCGGGCGCTGGACTTTCTCGAAACAGCGTAACTGCGAAGTTACCCGTCCTTCCCCACTCCCATTAAAGCTCCACTTCCCGCTGGATGACATCCCGGCTGTCGTGAGATGATCGCCGCCACGATCTCTTTCGGATGCCAGGGACTTCTCAAGACCATGATGACGCTGCGCCAGGTTGAAGTGATCCGTGCCGTGATGGTGACGGGCACCATCGGCGGTGCGGCGAAGCTGCTGAACGTCTCGGCGCCGGGGATCAGCCGGCTGGTCAAATATACCGAGCGCTCCCTCGGTATCCGCTTCTTCCAGCGCCAGAACGGCCGCTACTTCCCGACGCCGGAAGCCGAGAACATTTTCGAACAGATCAACGGCGTCTACAAAAAGGTCGATGACCTCTCCGAGATCATCTCCAAGATCGGTCGCGGCGGCTTGTCGGAGCTCCGCATCGGCTCGGTGCCGAGCATCTCGCAGGTGATGGTGCCGCGTGCGATCGAGCGCGTCCGCCGCCGCTACCCCGATCTCGGCATCGACATCAACATCCTCAAGCTCGAGGAAGCCATCGACTACCTCCTGCTCGGCCGCGGCGAGTGCGTGGCGATGAGCTACCGGCTCGAGCATTCCGGGCTCGACTTCATGCCGCTGGCCTCGGGCGAGCTCTATTGCATCGTGCCGCCGGGCCATGAGCTTGCCGGCCGCAAGCAGGTCTCCGCCGCCGAGATCACCCGCTACCCGTTGATCGGCATCGATCCCAACGATCCCTACGGCCGGATCATGGCCGAGATGTTCGCGCGCCATAAGCTCGACTACAACATCACCATCCGCGCGCGCTTCGGCACCACGGTCTGCGCGCTGGTGAAGGCGGGGCTTGGCATCGCCATCATCGACCAGTTCACGGTGGCCCATGGCGGCTATCCCGGCATCGAGCTCATCAAGATCACCGAGCCGACGCGGTTCGATACCTATATCGCGGTCAAGCGCGGTGCGCCGCTGTCGCTCCACGTCGAGTATTTCATCGAATCCCTGCGCGCCGAGATGCGCGCGGTCGAGCCGTCCCGCGGCAACGGCAAGGCCGCCCCGGCACGCGGGCGGAAGAAATAACATGATGTTAGGTTTGCCGGACAAAAGGGTAATTGTGTTAGGCAGGGGAAAGATTATCGTCGCGGCTGAAGCCCCTTGGAATTGGGCGGATTTCGCCGCTAATGGCCGGGACCGAACGCCCCCAACGAGACGATAGCGAACCATGTCGAAGCGCGGATACGCCGCCAGCAAAAAGCTCCTCACCGGCCTGATCGGGGCGCCGATCGCGCATTCCGCATCCCCCGCCATGCATGAGCGCGCCGCCGAGGCGCTTGGCCTGCGCGGCCATTACCAGCTCATCGAGGTCGCCGGCGCTGATACGACCGGGCTCAGCATGATGCTCGAGGGCGTGCGGCGGCTCGGCTTTGCCGGTGTCAACGTCACCTTCCCTTATAAGGAGGCGGTGGTGCCGCTGCTCGACGAGCTGGCACCGGCTGCGGCGACCATGGCGGCCGTCAATACCGTCGTCGTGAGGGACGGCCGGCTGATCGGCCACAACACCGACACGACGGGCTTTGCGCGCGCCGTCGCGCCGCTGCTGGCTTCGTCCGGAAATGCGGTGGCGGTCATCGGCACCGGCGGCGTCGGCAAGGCGATCGCCTTTGCACTGGCGAGCCTGAAAGTGACGGACCTCCGGATCTTCGACAGCGAGCCGGCGCGGGCCGAGAAGCTCGCCGCGCTGCTGGCCAAGCACGGTGGTGCACGGGTCGCCCGAAGTGTCGAGGAGGCGCTTGATGGCGCAACCGGCCTCGTCAACGGCACACCCGTCGGCATGCTGCCGAACCGGGACACGCCGGTCCCCCCGGCGCTGCTGCGCGAAAATATGTGGGTCGCCGACGCCGTTTACTCACCGCTGATCACGCCGCTGCTGGCAGCCGCACAGGCCAAGGGCGCACGGATCATGACCGGGCGGGAGCTTGCGATCTATCAGGCCGCCGACGCCTTCGAACTGTTCACCGGCCTTGCCCCATCGACGGAAGTCATGGGAGAGGCTTTTGACGCCGTGATGGCCGCGCGCAGCGCCGCCTATCAGGCAGCTTGAGGCAAAGCGGCCGGACACAAGGCCGCTTGCAAAATTGAAACGGGAGGAGAGGACGATGAAATCAACGCTACTGGTGGGCGCGCTGCTCACCGCAATCACGACCACGAGCGCCTTCGCACAGGCCATCAAGCTTGCCGATGTCGCCGAGCTTTCGGGCGGCGGCGCCACCGTCGGCACCAACTGGAAGAACGGCATCGATCTCGCGATCGAGGAGATCAACGCCAAGGGCGGCGTGCTCGGCCACAAGCTCGAGGTCACCCATGCCGACTCACAGTCGAACCCGGGCGTGGCGCGCGCGCAGGTGCAGAAGGCGCTCGACGCCGAACCCTATGTGCTGCTCGGACCCGGCTATTCCGGCTCGGTCAAGGTCACGGCGCCGCTCGCGGCCGAAGCCGGCATTACCCAGATCATGGGCGGCGAAGCCGCCGAACTGACACAAGCCGGCAACAAGTTCCTGTTCCGGACCTCATTCGGCCAGCAATCCTCGATGCCGAAGGTCGCAAAGTACATTCACGACGACATGAAGGCGAAATCGGTCGCAGTGGTCTGGGTCAACAACGACTTTGGCCGCGGCGGACGCGACGTCGTGACCAAGGAGCTTGAGCGACTCGGCTCCAAGGTCGTCGCCGATCTCTCCACCGAAGCGGGCCAGGCCGATTTCGCCGCCGACGTCGGCAAGATCAAGGCCGCCAATCCCGACGCCGTGTTCGTCTACCTCAATGAAGAAGAGAGCGCGCGCATCCTGAAGGAGTTGAAGCGCCAGGGCGTCACCGCGCCGCTGATGGGCGAGACCACGCTGATCGGCCAGAAGGTGATCGAGCTCGCGGGCGACGCCGCCAACGGCGCCCGCGGCCATGTCGGCCTCACCACGGATGCGCCGGTCGAGTTGATCAAGGGTTTCCGCGACCGCTTCTCGAAGAAGTACAATTACGTCCCTGACCATAACGGCCTGAAGGGCTACCTCGCTGTCTACATGGTGAAGGCCACCACCGAGAAGATGGGCAAGGTCGATTCCAAAGCGTTCGCCGACACGTTGCACGGCCTGACGATCAAGGCCTCCGAGGAGCCGGGAATTCTGATGGACGTCACCTTCGATGCGAACGGCGACATCGATCGCCAGAGCTTCCTGGTCGAGGTGGTCGACGGCAAGCAGGTGGTGAAGCAGGTGTTGCCTAAACTGAAGTGAGGCTCTCTTCCTCCCTCTCCCCGTAAGAACGGGGAGAGGGAGACGACAGAGGGAAGACGGAGCGACGAGAGGGGAAAATGTCCAATCTGTTCGATCTCCTGGTCGCGGGCCTCGCCACTGGCGCGATCTACGCGCTGGTTGCGGTCGGCTTCACGCTGCTGTGGCAGACCTCGCAGACCATCAATTTCGCGCAAGGCGAGTTCGTGATGCTGCCGGCGTTCTTGATGCTGGCGGCGATGCATGTCGGCGCGCCGTTCTGGCTCGCGATCATCCTCGGCATCCTGCTCTCGATGATCCTGCTGGGCCTCGCCTTCAAGATGTTGCTGGTCGATCCGATGATGCGCCACGGCGTGCTGCCGCTGGCGATCGCGACCATGGCGCTCGCCATCGGCATCAAGGAAGCCGTCAAACAGTTCTTCAGCGCGGAGGCTTCGCCCTTCCCGTCGATCGTGCCGACCGGTGACATCTCCGTCCTCGGCCACGCCGTCTCGCTGCAAAGCATCGGCGTCCTCGTCGTCGCGATCCTGGCTGTCTTCGGCCTGACCACCCTGCTCAATCGCACCTCGCTCGGCCACCAGATGCAGGCGGCCGCCCAGAACCCGACGGTTGCGCGCATCATCGGCGTGCCGGTCGAGCGCATGATCCTGCTGACCTTCCTGATCAACGCCTTCCTGGTGGCGCTGGCCTCGCTCCTGATCACGCCGATTTATCTGGCCAAGTTTTCAAGCGGTGAAGTGCTGGGCCAGGCCGCCTTCATCGCCGCGATCGTCGGCGGCTTCAATCAGGTGCGGGGCGCCATCGCCGGCGGCCTCTTGATCGGCGTGCTCGACAATCTCGCGGCCGCCTATGTCTCGACGCAGTACCGCGCCGCCGTACCCATGATCTTCCTGATCGCCGTCATCCTGTTTCGGCCGCAAGGACTGCTCGGCCGCGCCGAGGAGCGCACGGTATGAGCGGCTACGCCAAACCCCTGAAGATCGCGCTCGGCCTCATCGTCATCGCCGGCCTGATCGTCGTTCCCATGAACTTCAACCGCTACGGCCTGTTCATCCTGAGCCAATGGGCGGTGATGACCATCGCGGCGATGGGCCTCAACCTCACGCTTGGCTATGCCGGCCAGGTCTCGCTGGCACAGGGCGCCTTCGTTGGCATCGGCGCCTATGCAGCGGCGATCATGACGACCCATGGTTGGCCGCTGCCGGCGGCAATTGCAGTCGCGATCGTGCTGAGCTTCGGCGTCGGCTGGGTGCTTGGCTATCCCGCGCTACGCGTGCAGCACCATTACCTCGCCTTTGTGACGCTTGCCTTCTCCACCCTCGCCTTCCTGGTGTTCCGCAACGAGAGCTGGCTCACCGGCGGTATCTACGGCATCTCCGGCATTCCGCGGCCGCACATCTTCGGCGTCGCGACCAACAAGCCGCTGCCGTTCTACTATGTCTGCCTCGGCTCGCTTGCGATCGTCTCGCTGGCGGTGTGGTGGCTGATCCGCTCGCCCTGGGGCCGCGCCTTCATGGCCCTGCGCGAGAATCCCCTGCGCGCGCAATCGCTCGGCATCGATACCCGCCGCTACACGCTGATGGCGTTCGCGATCGGCTCGGCGCTCGGCGGCATCGCCGGCGCACTCTATGCGCCGCTGACGCAGTATATCGATCCCGTTCCGTTCAACCTGTCGCTCTCGCTCGATCTCTTGATGATGGTGATCGTCGGCGGCGCCGGTTTCTATTTCGGTCCGTTGCTCGGCGCGATGATCGCGGTGCTGCTGCCGGAATGGCTGCGCTTCACCGAAGGTTATTATCTGATGCTCTACGCAATCGCGGTGATGGCACTGCTGATCTGGTCGCCGACGGGCATTCTGGGAATTCTCGACCGCTACTTGGCCGCGCGGCGCACGAAAGCGGCTTCTGCGCTGCGTGCCGTCGCAAAGTCGCGCCTGGAGACGGTGCAATGAGCGCGGTCCTCGAAGTCTCCGACATCAAGAAGAGCTTTGGCGGCATCCACGCCGTCAACGGCGTCAGCTTCGACGTGCGCGAGGGCGAGATCCTCGGCTTGATCGGCCCGAACGGCTGTGGCAAGTCGACCTTGTTCAACTGCATCCTCGGTCAGCTCACGCCATCGGGCGGCGAGGTCAAGCTCGACGGCAAGGTGGTCACGGGCCTGCGCCCCTCCGAGCTCAACAAGCTCGGCGTCAGTCGCACCTTCCAGCTCCTGCAGGTGTTTCCAAAGCTTTCGGTGCGCGAGAACCTGATCCTCGCGGGCCAGGAGCACCAGGGCAACATGGCCTCGCGCCTGGTCGGCCGCTCCGATGCCGGACTGACCGACGCCGCCAACCAGATGATCGGCTTCTTCAAGCTCGATCATCTCGCATCCGAACCCGCCGGCGGCCTCTCCTACGGCCAGCAAAAGCTGCTCGATGCCGCCATGGCCTTCATGGGCGGCCCGCGTCTGGTGCTGCTCGATGAGCCCGCCGGTGGCGTCAATCCATCAATGCTTGCGGACCTCAAGGACCGGCTGGTCGCGATCAACCGCGAGAAGAACGCCACCTTCGTCGTAATCGAGCACAACATGGAGTTCGTGATGTCGCTGTGCTCGCGCGTGATGGTGATGGCGGAAGGCAAGGTGCTGGCAATGGGACGACCGGACGAAGTCCGGAAGAACCCGGCCGTGATCGAAGCCTATCTAGGACATTAGGGAGCGCGAGCCATGAGCGACCCGATCCTTTCGGTTCACAATCTCGTCGGCGGCTACGGCAAGATGACGATCCTGAACGGCACCACATTCTCGGTGCCGCCCGCGACGATCACCACCATCATCGGGCCGAACGGCGCCGGCAAATCCACCGTGTTCAAGGCGATCTTCGGCCTGCTCAAGCTGCGCGAGGGCAAGATCAGCTTTGCCGGGCGCGACGTCACCAATTTGAGCCAGCGCGCGCTGCTCAATGCCGGCATCTGCTACGTGCCGCAGGGCCGCAACATTTTTCCGGAGCTTTCAGTCCGCAGCAATATCGAGCTTGGCGGAGTCTCGGCCGGGAAAGCCATCGATCTGCCGACACGGATCGAAGCCGCACTCGACCTGTTCCCAGCGCTGCGGCGTAAATCGACCCAGCAGGCCTCGACCTTGTCCGGCGGCGAGCAGAAGCAACTCGAGATCGCGCGCTCGCTGCTGCTCGAACCGAAACTGGTGCTGATCGACGAGCCCTCGATAGGCCTGTCGCCACTGATGGTGCAGCAGACCTTCGACATCCTCAAATCCTTGCGCGACCGCGGCGTCACCATCCTGATGATCGAGCAGAACGCGCGCTCGGCGCTGGAGATCTCCGACATCGGCATCGTGCTCGAACTCGGCCAGACCCGCATGGTCGACAAGGCCGAGCGCATCCTGAACGATCCCCGGATCGGCCAGCTCTTCCTCGGCGGCGCGATGGAGGAGAGCGCGGCATGAGCGCGAAGATGCGCATCGCCGTTGCCGGGGCCGGCCTGATCGGCCGCCGCCATGTCGAACTGATCGAGGCTTCGCCGGACTGCGTGCTCGCGGGCATCGCTGACCCCTCCTCCACCGCGAAAGAGTTTGCGCAAGCGCGCAACGCGCCCTGGCATGCGGATCACCGCGCGCTGCTGCAGCGGGAAAAGCCGGACGGCTTGATCATCGCCTCGCCGAATGCACTGCATCTCCAGATGGGGCTCGACTGCGCCGAAGCCCGCGTGCCTGCGCTAATCGAGAAGCCGGTGACTGACACCGTCGCAGCCGCGCAGCGGCTGTGCGCGGCAATCAAGCGATCTGGCGTGCCGATGCTGGTCGGCCATCACCGCCGTCACAATCCGATCATCAAGGCCGCGCGCGAGACTGTCGCGACCGGCCGGCTCGGCCAGCTCACCGCAATCGTCGGATTGTGGCTGCTGAAGAAGCCCGACGACTATTTCGACGTGGCGTGGCGGCGTGAGCACGGCGGCGGCCCGCTGCTCATCAATCTCATCCACGACATCGACAATCTGCGCTTCATCTGCGGCGAGATCGTCGAGGTGCAGGCGATGATCTCGAACCAAGTGCGCGGCTTCGCCGTCGAAGATACCGCCGTGCTCCTCCTGCGCTTCGCCGATGGCGCGCTGGGAACAGTCACCGTGTCCGACGCAACGCCAGCACCGTGGAGCTGGGAGCTTACCTCCGGCGAGAACGTCGCGTATCCCAAGCAAGACCAGCCCTGTTACATCTTCTCCGGCACCGAGGGCTCGTTGTCCGTGCCTGATATGGAACATTGGTCCTACACGCAACAACCCGGCTGGTATGCGCCGCTGTCGCGCGAGACCATCGCGCCTGCGGCCTTCGATCCGCTGGCCGAGCAGCTCCGTCATTTCTGCGCGGTGATCGCGGGCCGAGAAC
Coding sequences within it:
- a CDS encoding LuxR family transcriptional regulator translates to MSAVDYGREALDFIEGLGTYEKVPDAMDALEMAFGRFGFETIIVTGLPNPDQRFAQMVLAKRWPAGWFSLYTQNNYDRADPVVRLCRLSVNPFEWSEAPYDAEREPDAAEVMNRATDFRMSRGFIVPIHGLTGYEAAVSLGGVHLDLNARSKPALHLMAMYGFDHIRRLLDPAPRQSTRLTPREREVIAWASQGKSAWEIGEILHITQRTAEEHLATAARKLGAVNRTHAVALAIRHKIINP
- a CDS encoding ABC transporter ATP-binding protein: MAEPLLRVEKLVRRFGGIVATDHVSLDVAAGELHAIIGPNGAGKTTLISQLTGHLAPHAGNVSLAGRDITYLPAYRRCALGLARSFQITSLLLDFTAADNVALAAQAHAGTSFRFFANARKEKGLRDAAQAALDRVGLAHRADVLVSKLSHGERRQIELAVALASKPKILLLDEPMAGLGVTESQGMVKLLQELRKEVSIVLVEHDMPAVFALADRISVLVYGRVIASGDPAAIRANEDVKRAYLGDQHVVTRHG
- a CDS encoding branched-chain amino acid ABC transporter permease, whose product is MKSLNVSKAVTALMLAGLVLLPLYSYLSGNIFILTLFTRIVILALAAASLNLIMGFGGMMSFGHAAYLGIGGYAVGMLAQEGIGSGWIQFPVALAASATYALVIGALSLRTRGVYFIMITLAFAQMAYYVASGLARYGGDDGLTVYKRSDFSGLINLSNRTQFYYLCLGCLLGVIFLIWRIVNSRFGLVVQGLRSNEQRMQAIGFPAKRYQLVCFVISGTMCGLAGALLANNTDFVSPAVMYWTRSGDLMVMVILGGMGTLFGPVMGSVVYLLLEEFLSQITEYWALIMGPLLLLIVLFGRGGIMGLLGRIGRG
- a CDS encoding acyl-homoserine-lactone synthase, whose protein sequence is MIHAISSLNRHLYEDVLEQHFRLRHDIFVEERRWETLRKPDRREIDSYDNEDTVYLLALEGRRVVGGHRLYPTTKPSMMSEVFPHLAAVRGCPSNPLVWEWSRYFVVRDRRDGTLNLQLMAAVQEFCLGQGIAQVSAIMETWWLPRFHEAGFVVTPLGLPALVENAWTMAATIDVRQETVDGLHDRIGMASVVQQDGPRLDAVARANLCGRTAAQRKSA
- a CDS encoding ABC transporter ATP-binding protein, with product MADEKMADTLLDVDGIETCYGLSQVLFGLSLSIKPGEMVSLMGRNGMGKTTTIRSIMGLTPARSGSIRFAGTEVRQLPSYRIAKLGVGLVPEGRQIFPNLTVRENLVAAAADRFGSPNPWTLAAIYSLFPRLAERAANMGNQLSGGEQQMLAIGRALMTNPKLLILDEATEGLAPLIREEIWTCLSMLKKRGQSILVVDKNVDHLARICDRHTIIERGKTVWSGTSDELMAEPDLQHKYLGI
- a CDS encoding branched-chain amino acid ABC transporter permease, with product MLLVVEQFLNGLQFGLLLFLLAAGLTLVFGIMDLVNLAHGSLYMMGAYFAATFAAWTGSFLLGALLALGATLVLGIVLEMSALRHLYGRDHLDHVLATFGLILFFNEAVRLIWGPAGLALPLPGWLTVPVPILPGIHYPAYRLAIIIVALLVALLLYLGVMRTRIGMLIRAGASNREMIGALGINIKLLYTLVFGLGAALAGLAGLMQAPILTVQIGMGENILILAFVIIVIGGIGSIRGAFLAAIFVGMIDTLGRAFLPNLLRQVLSGAAASTAAPALSSMLIYLLMAIVLVVRPEGLFPANRR
- a CDS encoding LysR family transcriptional regulator, producing the protein MMTLRQVEVIRAVMVTGTIGGAAKLLNVSAPGISRLVKYTERSLGIRFFQRQNGRYFPTPEAENIFEQINGVYKKVDDLSEIISKIGRGGLSELRIGSVPSISQVMVPRAIERVRRRYPDLGIDINILKLEEAIDYLLLGRGECVAMSYRLEHSGLDFMPLASGELYCIVPPGHELAGRKQVSAAEITRYPLIGIDPNDPYGRIMAEMFARHKLDYNITIRARFGTTVCALVKAGLGIAIIDQFTVAHGGYPGIELIKITEPTRFDTYIAVKRGAPLSLHVEYFIESLRAEMRAVEPSRGNGKAAPARGRKK